Proteins from a genomic interval of Nautilia sp. PV-1:
- the fliQ gene encoding flagellar biosynthesis protein FliQ produces the protein MQSEIIALAVQTLKLALLLALPALLVGMIVGLLISIFQATTQINEMTLSFVPKILAIAAVLILTMPWMLNEMTDFTKYVFSLIPTFLR, from the coding sequence TTGCAATCTGAAATTATAGCTTTGGCGGTTCAAACGTTAAAACTGGCTCTTTTGCTTGCGCTTCCGGCTCTTTTGGTAGGTATGATAGTAGGGCTTTTAATTTCCATTTTTCAGGCAACGACACAGATTAACGAAATGACTTTAAGCTTTGTGCCTAAAATTCTCGCTATAGCGGCCGTTCTGATTTTAACAATGCCGTGGATGCTTAATGAAATGACGGATTTTACAAAATACGTTTTCAGTTTAATTCCTACGTTTCTCAGATAA
- a CDS encoding type II toxin-antitoxin system PemK/MazF family toxin has protein sequence MEKEKFKKWLERNELSLKCRPRTQRASYIEFFEGEFKGEKVPEFKRGEVYFAKLTDSAKTRPFLIYQNDYLNFACYEDIYHTVVVLPLSGQLLGGDYRVLIKKRDLMTKDSEIVATAIGIISTGKIIFSKGLVTKLTEEEMKKVDRAVMKVLGVDFAI, from the coding sequence ATGGAAAAAGAAAAATTCAAAAAATGGCTTGAAAGAAACGAACTTTCCCTTAAATGCAGACCCAGAACCCAAAGAGCCAGTTATATTGAATTTTTCGAAGGAGAGTTTAAAGGCGAAAAAGTTCCTGAATTTAAAAGAGGCGAAGTTTATTTTGCCAAACTGACAGATTCCGCAAAAACCCGCCCGTTTTTAATTTATCAAAACGATTACCTGAATTTCGCATGTTATGAAGACATATACCACACAGTAGTCGTCCTGCCTCTTTCAGGCCAGCTTTTAGGAGGGGATTACAGGGTGCTTATTAAAAAAAGGGATTTAATGACAAAAGACAGTGAAATAGTTGCCACCGCAATTGGTATAATATCAACAGGAAAAATAATTTTTTCAAAAGGCCTGGTTACGAAACTGACAGAAGAAGAAATGAAAAAAGTTGACCGGGCTGTCATGAAAGTATTAGGAGTTGACTTTGCAATCTGA
- a CDS encoding menaquinone biosynthesis family protein has product MKNFMIAHSPDADDIFMYYAIKFGWITESLTGKPSKKYKFQNIAEDIETLNQKALKNIYDVSAISFGVYPFIKDEYALLRTAISFGYGYGPKLVKLKGEKLKPNFKVALSGEYTTNALIFKIAYPKARIIYKNFLDIEKAVLDGEVDAGVLIHESILTFNERLEVEKELWDLWVDMAGETPLPLGGMAIRRSVPLIDAINIENILTRAVEVANRHKNLLAKMLIERNLVRVDDKTLDKYLSLYANDKSVELDEEQLNAINKLYEIGHKAKLLPKIKDIREYLIPKEYKNIRFEEE; this is encoded by the coding sequence ATGAAAAATTTTATGATCGCACATTCGCCTGACGCAGACGATATATTTATGTACTACGCCATCAAGTTCGGCTGGATAACAGAATCCCTAACCGGAAAGCCGTCTAAAAAATATAAATTTCAAAATATTGCCGAAGATATTGAAACGCTGAACCAAAAAGCCTTAAAAAACATATATGACGTAAGCGCTATAAGTTTCGGTGTATATCCGTTTATAAAAGACGAATACGCACTCTTAAGAACGGCGATAAGCTTCGGATACGGCTACGGTCCGAAACTTGTAAAATTAAAAGGGGAAAAACTAAAACCCAACTTCAAAGTGGCATTAAGCGGCGAATACACGACAAACGCCCTAATATTCAAAATAGCCTATCCAAAAGCCAGAATTATTTACAAAAATTTTCTTGATATTGAAAAAGCCGTCCTTGACGGAGAAGTTGACGCCGGAGTGCTTATACACGAAAGCATTCTCACATTTAACGAACGACTTGAAGTGGAAAAAGAGCTTTGGGATTTATGGGTAGATATGGCCGGTGAAACGCCTCTTCCTTTAGGAGGCATGGCAATAAGAAGATCCGTTCCGCTGATAGATGCGATAAACATTGAAAATATCCTGACACGAGCCGTTGAAGTGGCCAACAGACATAAAAACCTACTTGCTAAAATGCTAATAGAAAGAAACCTCGTAAGGGTTGATGATAAAACGTTAGACAAATACCTTTCTTTGTATGCAAACGACAAATCCGTAGAACTTGACGAAGAACAGTTAAACGCAATCAATAAACTGTATGAAATAGGACATAAAGCCAAACTGCTGCCTAAAATAAAAGATATAAGAGAATATCTTATTCCTAAAGAATATAAAAATATCAGATTCGAAGAAGAGTAA
- a CDS encoding bifunctional diguanylate cyclase/phosphodiesterase: MIGVGSLKERIVKLNFLSIFSIIILFSILSFTFVYFIIETSLKKEIEFIQNDYLYTRKTIVKNEVYNLINYINQISKIENKKYLHKLKESVIFLSNVLKKENPSNFKYVLSEFAKKHPFFIVALSDLNGNKIFANFKDYNKTKRKKFINEILSGKIVNNGFLTLNTPEGAIYASSRIFTNIFNGKKYFITNAVLKSTIDKNIQSAIANLLNTVNSLFSNSHVTIVKITTKNPGEYGKFIVNALDKNLNGSFVDSKKNFEYLREYIKNISKENEKYLIYKYKNKTCIAFIAKYKPFNWLIIDSLDISKIKEIIKKRKELIKKEIFNIFVMYIVISVIFLILVYFITKYENNLLSIIVDKYEKRIHFKSEKLQELNKNLQKEIDKKTQELVQSFFTDPLTGLPNREKLLVDVDNHRYVAILNIDSFKEINDFYGLDLGDEVLKKVAEILKKLDLGYKLPADEFAIIGDDLEELKERVKKIIEEVEKQKIKVDGSVEVEISMSAGIGENLPQADMALKFVKTNKNSNVNIMVYNDHLPIVKEYHNNIKWKNILKKVIKEDGVIPYVQPIVNASDYKTEKYECLIRIEYEGEIYPPYHFLEISKKTGQYIDLQKIMIDKCFKTFKDLDYKFSINLSAFELANEQFREYLITKIDEYNVADKLIIELLEDEKLHNEELMGFLIFLHNLDVEFAIDDFGSGHSNLSYLLSKLPVSILKIDGYLIKNINENLNNYKLVKALVNMAKIFNLSVVAEFVENEEIALILKDLGVDYLQGYYFSKPVPLDNLKNKL, from the coding sequence ATGATAGGGGTGGGGAGTTTAAAAGAAAGGATTGTAAAGCTTAACTTTCTATCGATATTTTCAATAATAATACTGTTTTCAATATTAAGTTTTACATTCGTATATTTTATTATAGAAACTTCATTAAAAAAAGAGATAGAGTTTATTCAAAACGATTATCTGTATACAAGAAAAACTATTGTTAAAAACGAAGTGTATAATTTAATCAACTATATAAACCAGATAAGTAAAATAGAAAATAAAAAATATCTACATAAACTGAAAGAAAGTGTCATATTTCTGTCAAATGTTTTAAAGAAGGAAAATCCTTCCAATTTTAAATACGTCCTTTCCGAATTTGCAAAAAAACATCCGTTTTTTATTGTTGCGCTGAGCGATTTAAACGGGAATAAGATATTTGCCAATTTTAAAGATTACAATAAAACGAAACGCAAAAAATTCATTAATGAAATACTTTCAGGCAAAATTGTCAATAACGGTTTTTTGACGTTAAATACTCCGGAAGGGGCTATATATGCCAGCAGCAGGATTTTTACGAATATATTTAACGGGAAAAAATATTTTATAACCAATGCGGTATTAAAATCCACAATAGACAAAAACATTCAGTCCGCCATAGCCAATCTGTTAAACACAGTTAATTCTCTATTCAGCAACAGTCATGTGACTATAGTGAAAATAACAACCAAAAATCCCGGAGAATACGGAAAATTTATTGTTAATGCGCTTGATAAAAATTTAAACGGCAGTTTTGTAGACAGTAAGAAAAATTTTGAATATTTGAGGGAATATATAAAAAATATTTCTAAAGAGAATGAAAAATATCTCATATATAAATATAAAAATAAAACCTGTATAGCTTTTATAGCTAAATACAAACCGTTTAACTGGCTTATAATAGACAGTCTTGATATTTCCAAAATTAAAGAAATTATCAAAAAAAGAAAAGAGCTTATTAAAAAAGAGATATTTAATATTTTCGTAATGTATATAGTTATTTCTGTTATTTTTCTGATACTTGTATATTTTATTACAAAATATGAAAACAATCTTCTGTCAATAATTGTGGATAAATATGAAAAAAGAATTCATTTCAAAAGCGAAAAACTGCAAGAACTGAACAAAAATCTTCAAAAAGAGATAGATAAAAAAACTCAGGAGCTTGTTCAAAGCTTTTTTACCGATCCTTTGACCGGTCTGCCTAACCGTGAAAAACTTCTTGTTGATGTGGACAATCACAGATATGTGGCTATATTAAACATCGACTCTTTTAAAGAAATAAACGATTTTTACGGTTTGGACCTGGGAGACGAAGTTTTAAAAAAAGTAGCGGAAATTTTGAAGAAACTGGATTTGGGGTATAAACTTCCGGCTGACGAGTTTGCAATAATAGGAGATGATCTTGAAGAGTTGAAAGAAAGGGTTAAAAAAATAATAGAAGAGGTTGAAAAACAGAAAATAAAAGTAGACGGAAGTGTAGAAGTCGAAATTTCTATGAGTGCCGGAATAGGAGAAAACCTTCCTCAGGCCGACATGGCTTTAAAATTTGTAAAAACCAATAAAAATTCAAATGTAAATATTATGGTTTACAACGACCATCTTCCGATAGTCAAAGAATACCATAACAATATAAAATGGAAAAATATACTTAAAAAAGTAATTAAAGAAGACGGTGTAATCCCTTACGTACAGCCTATAGTAAACGCGTCAGATTATAAAACGGAAAAATACGAATGTCTGATAAGAATAGAATATGAAGGAGAAATTTATCCGCCTTATCATTTTCTGGAGATTTCAAAAAAAACAGGCCAGTATATTGATCTTCAGAAAATTATGATTGATAAATGTTTTAAAACTTTTAAAGACCTTGATTACAAATTTTCAATAAATCTTTCGGCATTTGAACTTGCAAACGAACAGTTTAGGGAATATCTGATCACTAAAATTGACGAATACAATGTTGCAGACAAACTGATTATAGAGCTTTTGGAAGATGAAAAACTTCACAATGAAGAACTTATGGGGTTTTTGATATTCCTTCATAATCTAGATGTGGAATTTGCGATTGACGATTTCGGAAGCGGGCACAGCAATCTTTCTTATCTTCTCTCAAAACTGCCGGTATCCATATTGAAAATAGACGGATATCTCATTAAAAATATTAATGAGAATCTTAACAACTACAAACTGGTAAAAGCGCTTGTAAATATGGCAAAAATATTTAATTTATCCGTAGTTGCGGAGTTTGTGGAAAATGAGGAAATAGCGCTTATTTTGAAAGATTTGGGAGTTGACTATCTTCAGGGATATTATTTCAGCAAACCTGTTCCTTTGGATAATTTAAAAAATAAACTTTAA
- the recA gene encoding recombinase RecA, with product MDANKQKALELAMKQIDKQFGKGSLVKLSEKDIEPIAAIPTGSFGLDMALGIGGIPKGRITEIYGPESSGKTTLALSIIAQAQKEGGVAAFIDAEHALDVIYAKHIGVDVDNLLVSQPDFGEQALEIVETLARSGAVDIIVIDSVAALTPKAEIEGNMGDAQVGVQARLMSQALRKLTAAIHKMNTTVVFINQIRMKIGMMGYGSPETTTGGNALKFYSSVRLDVRRIATLKQADKEVGNRVKVKVVKNKVAPPFRIAEFDIMFGKGISREGELLDYGVKLDIIDKSGAWFSYGATRLGQGKENAKEYLKTHPELAQEIEQKIKDALGVELSHMIEAIEKDEDELNLKGE from the coding sequence ATGGATGCAAATAAGCAAAAAGCTCTTGAACTTGCAATGAAACAGATTGATAAGCAGTTTGGGAAAGGCTCTTTGGTTAAATTAAGCGAAAAAGACATAGAGCCTATAGCTGCCATTCCCACAGGAAGTTTCGGGCTTGATATGGCTCTTGGAATCGGAGGTATTCCTAAAGGGAGAATTACGGAAATTTACGGTCCTGAGAGCAGCGGTAAGACGACTTTGGCGCTGTCTATTATCGCTCAGGCTCAAAAAGAAGGCGGAGTGGCGGCGTTTATAGATGCGGAACACGCTCTTGACGTAATATATGCAAAACATATAGGCGTAGATGTGGATAACCTGCTTGTTTCCCAGCCTGATTTCGGAGAGCAGGCTCTTGAGATAGTGGAAACGCTTGCAAGAAGCGGGGCTGTGGATATTATCGTAATCGACTCCGTAGCCGCCCTTACGCCTAAAGCGGAAATAGAAGGAAATATGGGTGACGCTCAGGTTGGTGTTCAGGCCAGACTTATGAGCCAGGCTTTAAGAAAGCTTACTGCGGCTATTCATAAAATGAATACAACCGTTGTATTTATCAACCAGATCAGAATGAAGATAGGTATGATGGGATACGGTTCTCCCGAAACAACAACAGGAGGTAACGCTCTTAAATTTTATTCTTCAGTAAGACTTGATGTAAGAAGAATAGCCACTCTTAAACAGGCAGATAAAGAAGTCGGAAACAGGGTTAAAGTTAAAGTAGTGAAAAATAAAGTGGCTCCTCCTTTCAGAATAGCCGAATTCGATATTATGTTCGGTAAAGGTATTTCCAGAGAAGGAGAGCTTTTAGACTACGGTGTTAAGCTTGACATAATAGACAAAAGCGGAGCATGGTTCAGTTACGGTGCTACCAGACTGGGACAGGGTAAAGAGAATGCAAAAGAATATTTAAAAACGCATCCTGAACTGGCTCAGGAAATAGAACAGAAAATTAAAGACGCTTTGGGCGTTGAACTTTCTCATATGATAGAAGCTATTGAAAAAGACGAAGACGAATTAAATTTAAAAGGAGAGTAA
- the eno gene encoding phosphopyruvate hydratase — protein sequence MIFIEDIFADEVLDSRGNPTVRATVTLSDGTQASAIVPSGASTGALEALELRDGGDRYLGKGVLRACENVNTIIANELIGVSPYDQAEIDGIMLELDGTENKSKLGANAILGVSMAVARAAAKSLNMPLFRYLGGSNAVIMPTPMLNIINGGAHADNDVDLQEYMIMPTGFDDFAEALRASSEVYHTLKKLLEKDGHSTALGDEGGFAPNFKNNEEPIEYILKAIEKAGYKPGEQINIALDAASSEFYKDGKYVLAGENKTLSAEELVDYYEYLCNKYPIVSLEDGLAEDDWDGWKILTAKLGNKIQLVGDDLFVTNKKILKKGIDLGVANSILIKLNQIGTVTETMQTMRLSYRNGYTCVVSHRSGESEDAFIADFAVAMNSGQIKTGAPARGERNAKYNRLLEITRSIAGAEYIGKELF from the coding sequence ATGATATTCATAGAAGATATATTTGCCGATGAGGTATTAGACAGCAGAGGAAATCCTACTGTAAGAGCCACAGTTACTTTAAGCGACGGAACTCAGGCAAGCGCAATCGTACCTAGCGGTGCAAGTACAGGGGCTTTGGAAGCGCTTGAGCTTAGAGACGGAGGAGACAGATATTTAGGAAAAGGCGTTTTGAGAGCGTGTGAAAATGTAAACACTATAATAGCTAACGAATTAATAGGCGTTTCTCCTTACGATCAGGCGGAAATCGACGGTATTATGCTTGAACTTGACGGAACGGAAAATAAAAGCAAACTAGGTGCTAATGCCATTCTCGGAGTTAGTATGGCCGTAGCCAGAGCCGCTGCAAAATCTCTTAATATGCCGTTATTCAGATATCTCGGCGGATCTAATGCGGTTATTATGCCGACTCCTATGCTAAATATTATTAACGGCGGAGCGCATGCGGACAATGATGTTGATTTACAGGAATATATGATTATGCCGACAGGTTTTGATGATTTCGCGGAAGCGCTCAGAGCCAGCAGCGAGGTATATCATACGCTTAAAAAACTTCTTGAAAAAGACGGGCACAGCACAGCGTTAGGTGATGAAGGCGGATTTGCTCCTAACTTTAAAAACAATGAAGAGCCTATTGAATATATTTTAAAAGCTATCGAAAAAGCCGGATATAAACCTGGAGAGCAGATTAATATAGCTCTTGACGCTGCAAGCAGCGAATTTTATAAAGACGGAAAATATGTTTTAGCTGGAGAAAACAAAACATTAAGCGCGGAAGAGCTTGTGGATTATTATGAATATTTATGCAATAAATATCCTATTGTTTCTTTAGAAGACGGTTTGGCGGAAGACGACTGGGACGGATGGAAAATCCTTACGGCAAAATTAGGAAACAAAATTCAGCTTGTGGGAGACGATTTATTCGTAACAAACAAAAAAATCCTTAAAAAAGGTATAGATTTAGGCGTGGCTAACTCTATTTTGATTAAATTAAATCAGATCGGTACCGTAACGGAAACAATGCAGACTATGAGACTGTCATACAGAAACGGATATACTTGTGTGGTTTCACACAGAAGCGGTGAGAGTGAAGATGCATTTATAGCGGATTTTGCCGTTGCTATGAACAGCGGTCAAATCAAAACGGGCGCTCCTGCAAGAGGTGAAAGAAACGCTAAATATAACAGACTTCTTGAAATCACAAGAAGCATTGCCGGTGCAGAATATATCGGAAAAGAACTATTTTAA